The genomic segment AAAGATGGTCACCAACGGCATTTACACGCCAAACGAAGCTCGTTCCTACGAGAACAAGGCTCCTGTCGGCGGCGGCGAGAAGGCAATCGTCAACGGCACCATGACCCCGCTCGATAAGGTCGGTCAAGCCAACGATAAGGCGCCACAAACGCCAGCAGCACGCGCTGCATAAGGGAAAATCATGAAATTCGAACACCTGATTTCGGTCTTTCTGGCCGAACCTTGGGCTATTCAGCGCGAAAAACTGGGCGTTTTGGCTGATGTTTTGGTCGCTAGAGCCGAAGGCGAAAAGCTGTTTTCGTCCGAGTACGCCGCCTCTATCGATGAGGCGCGAGCCAAGGAAATCGCGGAAGCCAGCGGCAGCGTGGCCATTATCCCGGTTTACGGGGTTTTGGCCGACAAAATGGACCTGTTTTCCGCGATGAGCGGCGGCACATCCTATGCTGGCATCAAGAGATCGCTGCACAAGGCTCTTTCGAACGAGGACATCAAGGCTGTCGTACTCGACATTGATAGCCCTGGCGGAACGGTGCCTGGTACAGACGAGCTTGCGACGGAGATCCGCAAGCTGCGAGGCGGCGAAAAGCCAATCATTGCCCAGGTAAACAGCCTTGCGGCAAGCGCGGCTTATTGGATCGCGGCTTCGACAGACGAAATCGTCGTTACGCCATCCGGTCGTGCCGGTTCGATCGGCGTTTACACTGCGCACGATGACTTGTCGTCCGCCCTTGAGCAGCGCGGCATCAAACGCACCTACATTTCTGCTGGCAAGCACAAGGTTGAAGGCAACGAGACCGAGCCACTTGGCAAGGACACTCTGGCGCATGTGCAGGACGGCGTGAACCGCTCCTACAATCGCTTTGTCGCAGCTGTCGCCGAAGGGCGCGGCGTGACGGTCAGCAAGGTTGAGGACGGCTACGGTCAGGGGCGCGTGTTCTACGCAGAATCCCTCATGGATCGCGGCATGGTCGATCGTGTTGCCACACTTGACGAGACCTTGGCCCGCTACGGCGCCGACGCAGAGCCTGCGCCGGTAAAGCGCATCAAGGCTGCGAACGCCGCAAAGGCTGAGGCCGCACAAACGCTGGTAGCGAAGATGACGGCCGGCGAGCAAATCACAAAACGCGAGTTCGAAAACGGCATCAGGGGACTGATGGGGTTGTCGGGCTCTGAGGCAGAGCGGGCCGCTCGGCTCTACCTCAAAGATGGTCAGGGGGCTCCTGACGTCGAGACGGATGCTGCTGCTTTGGCAGCCATCAACCGGCTTATCGCCGAAGCAAAAACACCCCTCATTCTATAGGAGCCAACATGGCTGAACTTGCAGAAAAAATTGGCGAACTTGGTGCCTCCCTCGCGTCCATCAAGGAGCAGGTTGGCAATCTCGCCACCGACTTCACCTCGAAGCTTGCCGCAAACGGCGAAGTTTCGGCAGAGCTGAAGGAGAAGACCGACAAGGCACTTTCCGAGCTCGGCGACGTCACGACCCGCCTTTCCGATATGGAGAAGCGCGCCGCTCGTGAACGTGTTGGCGGCGATCCCGATGAAAAATCTCTGGGTGATCTCGTTGTCGAGTCCGCGGCATCGCAGTCGTTCGATTCTTCTTATCGAGGCCTGATCAAGGTTAAGGCTGACCGCGCTGCCATCACCTCTGCCAACCCGACCGTCGGCGCGGGACGCTCTCAGGGCACCTCGCTTGTTCCAGGCGCTCGCGTTCCCGGGATCTTTGGATTGCCTGATCGGCAGATGACTATTCGAGACCTAGTTCTTCCAGGTCAGACATCCTCGAGCTCGATCGAGTACGTCAAGGAAACTGGATTTACGAACAATGCAGCTCCAGTGGCGGAAACGACCCTGAAGCCTTATTCGGACCTGACTTTCGACATGACGTCTGCGCAGGTTCGCACGATTGCGCACCTTTTCAAGGCGTCCCGCCAGATCCTCGACGACGCGCCCGCACTTCGCTCCTACATCGACGGCCGCGCACGCTATGGTCTGCGCTTTGCCGAAGAAAATCAGCTCCTGAATGGCTCTGGCACTGGTCAGAACATCCACGGTCTGGTTCCACAGGCGACGGCGTTCAATCCCGCCTTCGCCGCAACCGACGAGACCAGCATTGACCGCCTTCGTCTGGCTATCCTGCAGGTCGTTCTCGCTGAGTATCCTGCGACTGCGTTCGTTCTGAACCCGATCGACTGGGCGAAGATTGAACTGACCAAGGATGCTGGCGGCAACTACATCATCGGCAATCCGCAGGGCTCGCTCACTCCGACGCTCTGGAACCTTCCGGTCGTGTCGACGCAGGCCATGGCCGCAGGCGAGTTCCTCACCGGCGCGTTCAGCTTCGCAGCGCAGATCTTCGACCGCATGGATATCGAAGTGCTGCTCTCCAGCGAGAACGTGGATGACTTCGAACGGAATCTTTTCACGATTCGAGCCGAACAACGTCTGGCCCTCGCAGTTTATCGTCCTGAGTCCTTCGTCACAGGCGACGTAGAAGGCGCTTAATTAGGATGGGGAGCTTCGGCTCCCCTAATCTTCGGAAGGAACAGAAGATGACCGATTTTCTAGAAGTGAAGGCCAAGCGCACGTTCGCCGTTGGCAAAGAACTGAAGACCAAAAAGAGCGATACGTTCAAGGTCGAGGCAGGAGAGGCGAAGCAGCTTGCTGCAAATGGTCTGGTCGACATCGTCGGCGACGCCAAGGATGTTCCAGGCGAGGGCGCCGCGGATGAAGCCGCTGACAAACCAGTGATCTCCTCTGCTCGCTCGACGAAAAAGAAGGACAAAACCGATGCTGACAACGAAGGCTCGTAAACAGAGAGTCGCGTCTTACATCGGTGCCGGTGTCGTTAACGGTATCGGCTCGCCGGTGAATTCCGTTGCACCAGCAATCACAGGCACTGCGCAGGTTGGCCAGACGCTGACATCGACAACTGGCACTTGGTCCGGCTCGCCGACTTACGCGCGTCAGTGGTTTGCTGCTGGCGTCGCGATTTCGGGTGCTACGGCCGCGACTTACGTTCCCGTTGCGGGTGACGTTGGAAAGGCCATCACGGTTCGCGGTACGGCCACCAACGACAAGGGCAGCGTCGCCGCTACCAGCGCGCCGACGGCCGCAGTTGTGGCGGCCTGATATGCCAATCGTCGATCTGGAAACAGTCAAGAAACACCTCCGCGTCCTCCATTCCGATGAAGACGCGGAGATCGGCATTTACCGCGATGCCGCCGAAAGCATCATCACCGAGTATCTGGATCGCGAAGTCGTCGCCGTCGGCGCAACACCAACGGCAGATGACGGCATCGCAGCCACGGCATCCATTGTTTCGGCAATCCTGCTTGTGACCGGCGATCTCTACGAAGTGCGCGAACCTGATCCAGACGCAAAAGGCGACGCTGTTCTGCCGCGCGCTGTCCGCGTGCTTTTGGCTCCTTGGCGCATCTGGCGCACACCGGTGGACGATGATGTGGCTACGTTTCCTTGCACCTTTTGATTGGCGCCAGCCGGGCTTCACCATTGCCTATGAACCCGGTCTTTACAACGTCACGCGCAAATGCGCCGCCGCTGCGATAGCTGCCAAGACTGCCGAACCCACCAAGGATCGACCAAATGCCAAAACGCAAAAGAGCCGGAGCCGGATCGCTCAGTGAGCGCATCGGCTTCGAGGCTGAGGTCGAGGGCGACGATGGGTATGGTGGCGTTGTGGTCGGCTTTGCGGAGCAGGTCTTCGAGGCCGCCAGGCTGGAGCCACGTATGGGCTCGGAATCGGTCATAGCCAGCCGACTGCAAGGTTTGCAGCCATTCACCATGACGGTTCGCAGCAACGATCGCACGCGCTCCATCACGCCAGCATGGCGGGCGCGGAACAAGCGTACCGGCGTGCTCTACGCGATCAAGACTGCGGTCAACATTGATGAGCGTAACGAGTGGATTGAAATGCTTGTGGTGCAGGGGGAGGCGTCTTGATAAAGGCAAAAGTTCTCGGCCGCGAAGCGCTTACCAAAAAGCTGAATGACATTGCGCCAAAGGCTAACCAATACGCGGCTGAGGCAAAACTACAGATCGCCAATGAAGCTGCAGAAGCTATATCCGATCGGGCACCCATAGGTACCGGCACCTCGGCCGGCGATTATGCGGCATCCATTCAAGGCGCACGTATCTCGGACAGACCAAACGCCAAGGCGATGGTCGGTACGTCGGCCAGCAAAGACCCGGATGCCACCGGAATTTTCGCATCCTGGATTTGGCACTTCCTGGAGTTCGGCACTCGTCCGCATAATACCGCAAAAGGTGGTGGCACGGCTTTAGGTAAGAAGCAGACAGAAGGTGCGCGGATGCACCCCGGCACAAAAGCCCAACCGCATGTTTTTCCAATCTGGCGTTCTTTTCGCGAGCGCGCAAAGAAGCGGATCAATGATGCTGTCTGGCGCGGCGTGAGGGAGGCCATGAAAAAGTAATGGCTAGTCCTGATCTAGAATTGCAAGGCGTTATCGTCGCCAGATTGAAGGGTCGTCATGCGCTCACCGCGCTAGTTGGACAACGCATTTACGATCGACCACCCACCAACGCGCCGTTCCCGTACGTGGAGTATGGCGAAAGCGACGTAAAACCGGCCGATGTCAATTGCGTCACGTCCGACGCAATATACGTCACAATTCACGTTTGGTCGCAATATTCCGGAGGCTTCAAGGAGCTGAAGGACATCATGTACGAGATCATCAAGGCGCTTGATAAGGCACCTCTGACACTGCCATCTCATCGCCTGATATCGCTCTCGCGCTGGGACGCTCGCACGATGAAAGACCCCGATGATGTCACGACGCATGGCGTCGTTGAATTCATCGCCCGCATCGAAACACCGGCCTGACGGCCACCCAATCCCCAAAATCATTGAGGTTCAATCATGGCCGACGGTCAGCAGATTGGTCGTACGCTACTCATCCAGACCGGTGATGGCGACGATCCAGAAGTATTTTCCAACCTTTGCGGCCTGACAACCCGCAGCTTCAACATGTCGGCAAACGAAGTCGACACGACGATCCCAGACTGTATCAATCCAGCTGCCACTCCGCAAAAGACGGCCGATCCTGGGATCAAAAACCGTACGTTCGCCGGATCTGGTAAGTTCGTGAAAAGTGCGCAAACGTCCGCATTCATGGTGCATGTCAACGACGCGACCAAGTTCAATGCAAAGGTCATCGTCCCAGGTCTTGGCACCTATACCGGCCCTTGGTTCGTTTCTGATTTTGAATTCAGCGGCGAGATGGAAGGCAACATGGACTTTTCGGCCACGTTCGTAGCCGCTGGCCCACTGTCCTTCGTTGCGGAGGCTTAATTGACCGAAAAACCATTTCCACTGGAGGTTAATGGCGCTCGAGGCGAAGTTTCGCTTTGGGTCGGCAATGTTCCCCTTGTCATCGCAGCTGAGATGGGCGGCCTAGCCGCTGTCTCGACGCGGCTCTCATGCAAGAGCATGTCGGACCTGTTTCTCCGCCTCTCTGGCGTTGAGCCAGCAGCCACGGTCGCAGCGCTCGATCTTCTCACCGTGAGGGGCGACAAGGGCAAGGCAATTGGCGTTCTGAAGCTCAAGCATTTCGGTGCCGTTGCTAAAGCCATTTCCGACTCATTATCCCATCATTTTGATGAGGATGAAGTGGGAAACGACGCAGCCGTGGAAAAGGCGGAGTAGAAGAGCCATTTCCATGGCGAGATTGGCAGAAGGTAGCATTCGGCGGTCTTGGGTGGATGCCCAGGACGTTCTGGTCTGCAACCCTGACCGAGTTCATCCTCGCGGCCCACGGCTGGTCTGAGGCGAACGGAGCCAAGAAAGAGATCGAGCCTCCGTCAGAAGATGAGCTTGACGATTTGATCAAGAAGTATGGTGGCTAGGCTGGTGGTTCACCGCTCAGCCTCTAGCTGCTGCCGATAGGTGATGTAACCGTTTTGACGGCACCACTCTCGTAGCCTTTTGGCATCACCCAGTTGCCACGCATACAACTGGCTTATTGAATCTTTGCACCGCTCCACCTTTATAATTTCGACGTCCCCAGGATTGGGGATGTCCGGGGCCTGTCGCACTTGCGCGTAGCCCAAGCAAGACGTGGATAAGCAAAAGCCGATCGCCGACCAAACCGCGCGATACCTCCTCAAGAAATTCAACACTCACGCACCTCCAAGCTCGCCTCGGCGGGCTTTTTCACGTTAGGAAACCGACTTGGCCGGTAACAATGGCGATGACCTGATTATCTCAATCAGTACCGACCTCGCAACCGTAAAGCGTGCGCTGAACAGGTTGGTGTCCGATGTCGGGCAGGCTTCCAGCGGAATTGAAAAGCGATTTGCATCCGCTGGCAAGTCAATCAATTCATCTCTCACATCGTCGATGCAAGAGCGCATCAACAGCATGGTGGGCATAGGCACATCTGCTGCAAAGGAATGGAACGGAGCCCTCGCTGATCAGCAGAAAGAGCTTGATCGCCTTCGGTCCAAATATAGCCCTCTTTTTTCGACCATCACGAGCTACAAGAACGCAGTATCAGAGATCAGGCAAGCACACGCTGTCGGAGCCATTTCCGCCAATGAGATGACTGCCGCTATTCAGCGTGAAAGGCAGGCCGCACTAGCGTCTACAGCGGCTATCAAAGGTCGGAACGCTGCTCTCAAGGCGACGGTCACCACGAGCAGTGGTAACAGCTTCAACACCGCAAACATTGCCGCACAGTTTCAGGATATCGGCGTCACGGCGGCGATGGGCATGTCGCCAATTCAGATTGCGTTGCAGCAAGGTACCCAGCTTTCTGCTGTTCTCCAGCAAATCAAAGATTCTGGACAGGGCGTAGGCCAGGGCCTTGCCGCTGCATTCGCTTCTGTTATCTCGCCGTTGTCTCTCGTGACCATTGGTGTGATTGCCGCTGGAACGGCTGCTTTCCAATACTTTTCGACCGTGATGAGTGAGGGTGACAAGTCTGCTGAGGTACTCAAGGAGCAGGCTGAACTTATTTCAGCGGTTGCTCAGCGTTGGGGTGATGCTGTTCCTGCCTTGCGGGAATACGCCGACCAACTCAAGAGAGCGCAAGAGGGCGCTGATTTAAGGAAGGGCGTCCAGCTTTTAAACGACAGCACACTGGCTGATGTCCGAAAAGAACTTGCCACGACGGAAATCGCATTTGCGGATATCCTGATCAGGTTGCAGGAATTCGGGGAGAAATACGAAACCGTAAAAAGTCTGCAGGACGCGTTTAAGCAATTCGCAGAAGCAGCCAAGGACGGCAAGGTTCAAACCGAAGACGTTGATCGCGTACAGTCGGCTTTGACCTCAGCAGTTAACAGCACCGGCATTCCTGCACTTTCTGAGTTTGCGGCCAAGTTCGACGATCTCGCATCCTCAGCGCTGGTTGCAGCGGGCAATGTCCAAAAAGTCAATGACGCAGCTTCGCGGATGACGGATGTCACCACATGGCGAAGCTACAACCCGACGACAGGCAAACTGGAAACAAACGCTGACCCTTGGGCAGATAATATCCAGAATCCAGGGTTTATGACACCCGAAGAAGGCCCAACCCCAGAGCGTCGTCCATCTGATCTTGACAGCGCTAAAAACCGCGGCTTCGGGACGCCAAAGAAGGTGAAGACCCCAGCGAAAACTGCCTCCGACCGCTTCACTGAAGACTTACAAGCCATCCGTGACAGAACGGAGGCTTTGCGTCAGGAAATGGACCTCATCGGACTTTCCAATGAGGAGCAGACCAAGCGTCGCGCTGCCCTCGACCTTGAGCAAAAGGCACTCGCCGACTTGCGTGAAGAGGCTCGCAAGAAAGGCGAAAAAGACCTTGAGAGCATCCAGTTGTCTCCCGAAAAGGTGGCTGCAATCGAGAAAGAAGCTGC from the Agrobacterium vaccinii genome contains:
- a CDS encoding head-tail connector protein yields the protein MPIVDLETVKKHLRVLHSDEDAEIGIYRDAAESIITEYLDREVVAVGATPTADDGIAATASIVSAILLVTGDLYEVREPDPDAKGDAVLPRAVRVLLAPWRIWRTPVDDDVATFPCTF
- a CDS encoding S49 family peptidase produces the protein MKFEHLISVFLAEPWAIQREKLGVLADVLVARAEGEKLFSSEYAASIDEARAKEIAEASGSVAIIPVYGVLADKMDLFSAMSGGTSYAGIKRSLHKALSNEDIKAVVLDIDSPGGTVPGTDELATEIRKLRGGEKPIIAQVNSLAASAAYWIAASTDEIVVTPSGRAGSIGVYTAHDDLSSALEQRGIKRTYISAGKHKVEGNETEPLGKDTLAHVQDGVNRSYNRFVAAVAEGRGVTVSKVEDGYGQGRVFYAESLMDRGMVDRVATLDETLARYGADAEPAPVKRIKAANAAKAEAAQTLVAKMTAGEQITKREFENGIRGLMGLSGSEAERAARLYLKDGQGAPDVETDAAALAAINRLIAEAKTPLIL
- a CDS encoding phage major capsid protein gives rise to the protein MAELAEKIGELGASLASIKEQVGNLATDFTSKLAANGEVSAELKEKTDKALSELGDVTTRLSDMEKRAARERVGGDPDEKSLGDLVVESAASQSFDSSYRGLIKVKADRAAITSANPTVGAGRSQGTSLVPGARVPGIFGLPDRQMTIRDLVLPGQTSSSSIEYVKETGFTNNAAPVAETTLKPYSDLTFDMTSAQVRTIAHLFKASRQILDDAPALRSYIDGRARYGLRFAEENQLLNGSGTGQNIHGLVPQATAFNPAFAATDETSIDRLRLAILQVVLAEYPATAFVLNPIDWAKIELTKDAGGNYIIGNPQGSLTPTLWNLPVVSTQAMAAGEFLTGAFSFAAQIFDRMDIEVLLSSENVDDFERNLFTIRAEQRLALAVYRPESFVTGDVEGA
- a CDS encoding HK97 gp10 family phage protein, whose translation is MIKAKVLGREALTKKLNDIAPKANQYAAEAKLQIANEAAEAISDRAPIGTGTSAGDYAASIQGARISDRPNAKAMVGTSASKDPDATGIFASWIWHFLEFGTRPHNTAKGGGTALGKKQTEGARMHPGTKAQPHVFPIWRSFRERAKKRINDAVWRGVREAMKK
- a CDS encoding DUF3168 domain-containing protein, which gives rise to MASPDLELQGVIVARLKGRHALTALVGQRIYDRPPTNAPFPYVEYGESDVKPADVNCVTSDAIYVTIHVWSQYSGGFKELKDIMYEIIKALDKAPLTLPSHRLISLSRWDARTMKDPDDVTTHGVVEFIARIETPA
- a CDS encoding head-tail adaptor protein, which produces MPKRKRAGAGSLSERIGFEAEVEGDDGYGGVVVGFAEQVFEAARLEPRMGSESVIASRLQGLQPFTMTVRSNDRTRSITPAWRARNKRTGVLYAIKTAVNIDERNEWIEMLVVQGEAS
- a CDS encoding phage tail tube protein — protein: MADGQQIGRTLLIQTGDGDDPEVFSNLCGLTTRSFNMSANEVDTTIPDCINPAATPQKTADPGIKNRTFAGSGKFVKSAQTSAFMVHVNDATKFNAKVIVPGLGTYTGPWFVSDFEFSGEMEGNMDFSATFVAAGPLSFVAEA
- a CDS encoding phage tail length tape measure family protein, producing MAGNNGDDLIISISTDLATVKRALNRLVSDVGQASSGIEKRFASAGKSINSSLTSSMQERINSMVGIGTSAAKEWNGALADQQKELDRLRSKYSPLFSTITSYKNAVSEIRQAHAVGAISANEMTAAIQRERQAALASTAAIKGRNAALKATVTTSSGNSFNTANIAAQFQDIGVTAAMGMSPIQIALQQGTQLSAVLQQIKDSGQGVGQGLAAAFASVISPLSLVTIGVIAAGTAAFQYFSTVMSEGDKSAEVLKEQAELISAVAQRWGDAVPALREYADQLKRAQEGADLRKGVQLLNDSTLADVRKELATTEIAFADILIRLQEFGEKYETVKSLQDAFKQFAEAAKDGKVQTEDVDRVQSALTSAVNSTGIPALSEFAAKFDDLASSALVAAGNVQKVNDAASRMTDVTTWRSYNPTTGKLETNADPWADNIQNPGFMTPEEGPTPERRPSDLDSAKNRGFGTPKKVKTPAKTASDRFTEDLQAIRDRTEALRQEMDLIGLSNEEQTKRRAALDLEQKALADLREEARKKGEKDLESIQLSPEKVAAIEKEAAAYAKQSEELRKVAENQQQAESSARDFYDTAKSGFANVVTGAESLGEALKGLANKFADLMLNSAFDNIFGGKSATGSNGWMTGFFKLLGFADGGYTGSGGKNQPAGIVHKGEVVWSQRDVAMAGGVGAVEAMRKGYANGGAVGVSVPTLPSMKPANSNSAPTITFAPVIDARGADQAAVARLETVVAKQNREFAANVLKVMGQVGPRGVRV